A single region of the Streptomyces sp. ITFR-16 genome encodes:
- a CDS encoding peptidoglycan bridge formation glycyltransferase FemA/FemB family protein codes for MSALLATGERSREQEVRIRVLTAAEHRAQVAAHADASFLQYPSWAGVKDQWSSEMIGWHGDDGELTGSALVLYRQFPGTRKYFAYLPEGPVADWSDPGIDRWLRPLLAHLRAAGAFAVRMGPSPAYRRWDTPRLKAGTGPGRTVGDVLASEVDPLGSAVADRLRARGWRRCGGDGGDADAQPRYVFRVPLAGRTREELWAGLNQEWRRNVRRAGKAGVRVVTGSAAELPEFHRLLRITEERDGFRLGRSLAYYQRQYAVLNAEEPGRMKLCLAVHEGEILAAHTMISTGRRVWYQTGASADHRREVRPSNALQWGMMCEALDRGAEVYDMRGVSSTLDPDDRPFGLLRWKLGTGGQVVETLGEWETSVGGAANNTLYRAFQAYLARR; via the coding sequence ATGTCAGCGCTGCTCGCGACCGGAGAACGCAGCCGTGAACAGGAAGTACGGATACGCGTCCTCACGGCGGCCGAGCACCGGGCCCAGGTGGCGGCGCACGCCGATGCGAGCTTTCTGCAGTACCCGTCCTGGGCCGGGGTGAAGGACCAATGGTCCTCGGAAATGATTGGCTGGCACGGCGACGACGGTGAACTGACCGGCAGCGCGCTGGTTCTCTACCGGCAATTCCCCGGCACCCGCAAATACTTCGCCTATCTCCCGGAAGGACCGGTGGCCGACTGGTCCGATCCCGGGATCGACCGCTGGCTGCGGCCGCTGCTGGCCCATCTGCGGGCCGCCGGGGCGTTCGCCGTACGGATGGGGCCGTCCCCGGCCTACCGCCGCTGGGACACGCCCCGGCTCAAGGCGGGCACCGGTCCCGGCCGCACCGTCGGGGACGTCCTGGCGAGCGAGGTCGACCCGCTCGGCTCGGCCGTCGCGGACCGGCTGCGGGCCCGGGGCTGGCGGCGCTGCGGCGGGGACGGCGGGGATGCCGACGCCCAGCCCCGGTACGTCTTCCGGGTGCCGCTGGCCGGGCGCACCCGTGAGGAGCTGTGGGCGGGGCTCAACCAGGAGTGGCGCCGCAATGTGCGCAGGGCCGGGAAGGCGGGGGTGCGGGTCGTCACCGGCAGTGCCGCCGAACTGCCCGAGTTCCACCGGCTGCTGCGGATCACCGAGGAGCGCGACGGCTTCCGCCTCGGCCGCTCCCTTGCCTACTACCAGCGCCAGTACGCCGTCCTCAACGCGGAGGAGCCCGGCCGGATGAAGCTCTGCCTCGCCGTGCACGAAGGGGAGATACTCGCCGCCCACACCATGATCAGCACCGGCCGCCGCGTCTGGTACCAGACGGGTGCCTCCGCCGACCACCGCCGCGAGGTCCGCCCCAGCAACGCCCTGCAGTGGGGAATGATGTGCGAGGCCCTGGACCGGGGCGCCGAGGTGTACGACATGCGCGGGGTATCCTCCACCCTCGATCCCGACGACCGCCCCTTCGGACTGCTGCGCTGGAAGCTCGGCACCGGCGGCCAGGTCGTGGAGACCCTCGGAGAGTGGGAGACATCGGTGGGCGGAGCCGCCAACAACACGCTGTACCGGGCGTTCCAGGCCTACCTGGCACGCCGGTGA
- a CDS encoding glutamate ABC transporter substrate-binding protein, with product MRTRKVLAACAGLLLAVLAAGCGKDGSPPVKGPQPEALPVYRTDAGFRLPDSRTWRNAKKRGYLRVGAKEDQPYLGEKDPATGVYSGFDIEIARMMSASLGFDPKTIRFKTIASANRETALQNGQIDYYVGTYTINDMRKKIVGFAGPYYMAGQGLLVRTDENDIHGPQDLAGKTVCSAAGSTPYQRIAADYPKADLVAYDTYSICVDNLLTYQVDVVTTDDAILLGFAAKAPDEMKVVGKPFSEEPYGIGVPRSDNTLRFALDDALEANEKNGNWKKAFEATLGLSGAPAPKPPPIDRYPAN from the coding sequence TTGCGTACGAGGAAAGTACTGGCCGCCTGTGCCGGGCTGCTGCTGGCCGTCCTCGCCGCCGGCTGCGGCAAGGACGGCAGCCCGCCCGTCAAGGGTCCGCAGCCCGAGGCGCTGCCGGTCTACCGGACCGACGCCGGATTCCGGCTGCCGGACTCCAGGACCTGGCGGAACGCGAAGAAGCGCGGATATCTGCGGGTGGGCGCCAAGGAGGACCAGCCCTACCTGGGCGAGAAGGACCCGGCCACCGGGGTCTACTCCGGCTTCGACATCGAGATCGCCCGGATGATGTCGGCCTCGCTCGGCTTCGACCCGAAGACGATCCGGTTCAAGACGATCGCCTCCGCCAACCGCGAGACCGCGCTCCAGAACGGGCAGATCGACTACTACGTCGGCACCTACACCATCAACGACATGCGCAAGAAGATCGTCGGGTTCGCCGGGCCCTACTACATGGCCGGCCAGGGGCTGCTGGTCCGCACCGACGAGAACGACATCCACGGTCCCCAGGACCTGGCCGGCAAGACGGTCTGCTCGGCGGCCGGTTCGACGCCTTACCAGCGGATCGCCGCCGACTACCCCAAGGCGGACCTGGTCGCCTACGACACGTACTCGATCTGCGTGGACAACCTGCTGACGTACCAGGTCGACGTCGTCACCACCGACGACGCGATCCTGCTCGGCTTCGCAGCCAAGGCGCCCGACGAGATGAAGGTCGTCGGCAAGCCGTTCTCCGAGGAGCCGTACGGCATCGGGGTCCCGCGCAGCGACAACACCCTGCGGTTCGCGCTCGACGACGCGCTGGAGGCCAACGAGAAGAACGGCAACTGGAAGAAGGCGTTCGAGGCGACCCTCGGCCTGTCGGGAGCACCCGCGCCCAAGCCGCCGCCCATCGACCGCTACCCGGCGAACTGA
- a CDS encoding HAMP domain-containing sensor histidine kinase: MRPVAARFGLRTRLVAAFLFVAAVSAATTAALTYREARSAILQQAQDTAVSQFRDRVGAQGINLPLDRVWMRDMCLSLARQGKSHTWTVFAEYGKLRASSSDRPTSTVITPGLRAAARAGTHGSFQRVVKDGKPWLTVAMPTVFDRGDGRQPTGLVVYAVMPLSTEEANVAAMVTAARDGALPALLVALVPALLAARSVLRPVRELRRAAAGIGRGELRTRIAVRGSDELADLAWTFNESSTKLQESVEELRQAEERARRFASDVSHELRTPLAGMLAVTEVLDEDAADLRPDTAAAVRLISAETGKLATLVEDLMEMSRFDARAAGLHPDEVDVAETIRKTLQARRWEDRVVTELPDGIRAVLDPRRFDVVVANLVGNALRHGAEPVTLRLRTVRRDGADVLVTEVEDSGPGIDDTVLPHIFDRFYKADAARTRSAGSGLGLAIAQENVRLHGGTVHAANGPTGGAVFTVELPLEGR; the protein is encoded by the coding sequence ATGAGACCGGTTGCCGCCCGGTTCGGCCTGCGCACCCGCCTCGTCGCCGCGTTCCTGTTCGTCGCCGCCGTCAGCGCTGCCACCACGGCCGCCCTGACCTACCGCGAGGCCCGCTCCGCGATCCTCCAGCAGGCGCAGGACACCGCCGTCTCGCAGTTCCGGGACCGGGTCGGCGCGCAGGGCATCAACCTCCCGCTGGACCGGGTCTGGATGCGCGACATGTGCCTCTCGCTCGCCCGCCAGGGCAAGTCGCACACCTGGACCGTCTTCGCCGAGTACGGGAAGCTGCGGGCCTCCTCGTCGGACCGGCCGACCTCCACCGTGATCACCCCCGGGCTGCGCGCCGCCGCCCGCGCCGGCACCCACGGCTCCTTCCAGCGCGTGGTCAAGGACGGGAAGCCGTGGCTGACCGTGGCGATGCCGACGGTCTTCGACCGGGGCGACGGGCGCCAGCCCACCGGGCTCGTCGTCTACGCCGTGATGCCGCTGTCCACCGAGGAGGCGAACGTGGCCGCCATGGTCACCGCCGCCCGCGACGGCGCCCTGCCCGCCCTGCTCGTCGCACTGGTCCCCGCCCTGCTCGCCGCGCGCAGCGTCCTGCGCCCGGTGCGCGAACTGCGCCGGGCAGCCGCCGGGATCGGCCGGGGCGAGCTGCGCACCCGGATCGCGGTGCGCGGCTCCGACGAACTCGCCGATCTGGCCTGGACGTTCAACGAGTCTTCGACCAAGCTCCAGGAGTCCGTGGAGGAGCTCCGGCAGGCCGAGGAGCGGGCCAGACGGTTCGCATCGGACGTCTCCCACGAGCTGCGGACGCCGCTCGCCGGCATGCTCGCCGTCACCGAGGTGCTCGACGAGGACGCCGCCGACCTGCGCCCCGACACCGCGGCGGCCGTCCGGCTGATCAGCGCGGAGACCGGGAAGCTCGCCACCCTCGTCGAGGACCTGATGGAGATGTCCCGCTTCGACGCCCGGGCGGCCGGTCTGCACCCCGACGAGGTCGACGTCGCCGAGACCATCCGCAAGACCCTGCAGGCCCGACGCTGGGAGGACCGGGTCGTGACCGAACTCCCGGACGGCATACGGGCGGTGCTCGACCCGCGCCGCTTCGACGTGGTCGTCGCCAACCTGGTGGGCAACGCCCTGCGCCACGGGGCCGAACCGGTCACCCTGCGCCTGCGGACCGTGCGGCGGGACGGGGCGGACGTGCTGGTCACGGAGGTCGAGGACAGTGGCCCCGGCATCGACGACACCGTGCTCCCGCACATCTTCGACCGCTTCTACAAGGCGGACGCGGCCCGCACCCGGTCGGCCGGCAGCGGGCTCGGCCTCGCCATCGCCCAGGAGAACGTCCGGCTGCACGGCGGCACCGTCCACGCGGCGAACGGGCCCACGGGCGGCGCGGTCTTCACCGTCGAACTCCCGCTGGAGGGAAGGTGA
- a CDS encoding amino acid ABC transporter permease, whose translation MTTHSTPRATALYDIPGPVTRKRHLVYGIVSTVLILALVGWVVHLLFDTDQFTSAKWTPFEYKGIQELLLRGLGNTLKAFAYAAVLSLALGAVLAVGRLSDHPPVRWIATVLVEFFRAMPVLVMIFFIFVALKVQPLPALVAGLTLYNGSVLAEVFRTGIQSVERGQHEAAFALGMRKTQVTTFVLAPQAVRAMLPTIISQLVVALKDTSLGYLITYEEFLHAGKLIASNLDYDLPFIPVVMVISPIYIGMCMLLSWFATWVARRQRRNPKTEAAGVAEAEPGTLMPGAR comes from the coding sequence ATGACCACCCACTCCACCCCCCGCGCGACCGCGCTCTACGACATCCCGGGGCCGGTCACCCGCAAGCGCCACCTCGTCTACGGGATCGTCTCCACCGTCCTGATCCTCGCGCTGGTCGGCTGGGTCGTCCATCTGCTCTTCGACACCGACCAGTTCACCAGCGCCAAGTGGACCCCCTTCGAGTACAAGGGCATCCAGGAGCTGCTGCTGCGCGGGCTCGGCAACACCCTCAAGGCGTTCGCGTACGCCGCCGTGCTCTCGCTGGCGCTCGGGGCCGTCCTCGCGGTCGGGCGGCTCTCCGACCACCCGCCGGTGCGCTGGATCGCGACGGTCCTCGTCGAGTTCTTCCGCGCCATGCCCGTGCTGGTGATGATCTTCTTCATCTTCGTCGCGCTCAAGGTGCAGCCGCTGCCCGCCCTGGTGGCCGGGCTGACGCTGTACAACGGCTCGGTGCTCGCCGAGGTGTTCCGTACCGGCATCCAGTCGGTCGAACGCGGGCAGCACGAGGCGGCGTTCGCCCTCGGAATGCGCAAGACGCAGGTCACCACCTTCGTCCTGGCCCCGCAGGCGGTGCGCGCGATGCTGCCCACCATCATCAGCCAGCTGGTGGTGGCGCTGAAGGACACCTCGCTCGGCTATCTGATCACGTACGAGGAATTCCTCCACGCCGGCAAGCTGATCGCGTCCAACCTCGACTACGATCTTCCCTTCATCCCCGTGGTGATGGTGATCTCGCCGATCTACATCGGAATGTGCATGCTGCTCTCCTGGTTCGCCACCTGGGTGGCCAGGCGGCAGCGGCGCAATCCGAAGACGGAAGCGGCCGGGGTCGCCGAGGCCGAACCGGGGACCCTGATGCCGGGAGCGCGGTAG
- a CDS encoding amino acid ABC transporter ATP-binding protein: MAVDPLIELRDVNKFYGKLHVLQDINLTVGRGEVVVVIGPSGSGKSTLCRTINRLETIESGHISIDGRPLPEEGKGLARLRAEVGMVFQSFNLFAHKTVLANVSLAQLKVRKRKKDEADQRSRELLERVGLASQADKYPAQLSGGQQQRVAIARALAMDPKALLFDEPTSALDPEMINEVLEVMQQLAREGMTMVVVTHEMGFARSAANRVVFMADGRIVEDRTPEDFFTAPESDRAKDFLSKILKH; this comes from the coding sequence ATGGCCGTCGATCCGTTGATCGAGCTGCGTGACGTCAATAAGTTCTACGGGAAGTTGCACGTACTGCAGGACATCAATCTCACCGTCGGCCGCGGGGAGGTGGTGGTGGTCATCGGCCCGTCCGGCTCCGGGAAGTCGACGCTCTGCCGGACCATCAACCGCCTCGAGACGATCGAGTCGGGCCACATCTCCATCGACGGCAGACCCCTCCCGGAGGAGGGCAAGGGACTGGCCCGGCTGAGAGCCGAAGTCGGCATGGTCTTCCAGTCGTTCAACCTCTTCGCGCACAAGACCGTGCTGGCCAACGTCTCCCTCGCCCAGCTCAAGGTCCGCAAGCGGAAGAAGGACGAGGCCGACCAGCGCTCCCGGGAACTCCTGGAACGGGTGGGGCTCGCCTCGCAGGCCGACAAGTATCCGGCCCAGCTCTCCGGCGGACAGCAGCAGCGCGTGGCCATCGCCCGCGCCCTCGCGATGGACCCCAAGGCGCTCCTCTTCGACGAGCCGACCTCGGCACTCGACCCGGAGATGATCAACGAGGTGCTGGAGGTCATGCAGCAGCTCGCCCGCGAGGGCATGACCATGGTCGTCGTCACGCACGAGATGGGCTTCGCCCGCTCCGCGGCCAACCGCGTCGTCTTCATGGCCGACGGCCGCATCGTCGAGGACCGCACCCCGGAGGACTTCTTCACCGCCCCGGAGAGCGACCGGGCCAAGGACTTCCTGTCCAAGATCCTCAAGCACTGA
- the murJ gene encoding murein biosynthesis integral membrane protein MurJ, giving the protein MTAAEVPAGTATGQPGTPQGSGSVLRSGAVMAAGSVVSRATGFIRSAVVVAALGTGLGADGYTVANTVPNILYMLLIGGALNAVFVPELVRAAKEHADGGAAYTDRLLTLCTVGLLALTALAVVGAPLIISVYAPTYDGHQAELTIALARYCLPQILFYGLFTLLGQVLNARDRFGAMMWTPVLNNLVIIAVFGLYLWIAAGSDDTLTSAQAQWLGWGTTAGIAVQSLALIPSLRAAKFRWRPRFDWRGSGLTRPLRAAGWLVMLVLTNQAAYWVVTRLSTASGQHAADRLVDGGAGYTAYSYAYQLWVVPQGIVTVSLVTALMPRMSRYAAAGDLAGVRRDLSYALRTSAAAVIPASAALLALAPWVMGAVFGYGRTDAADVTVMAGMMAAFAPGLIAFSGQYVLARGFYAMSDTRTPFLLNLVIAALNAGLAVVAYLLLPPRWAVTGMAGAYSVALLAGFAVTAYVLHRRVSPAGAARPSLARSPGVRAHVRLVVACVPAGALAYAAARAVDTDGTGLGDFAAVGAGTGVLVLVVALLARPLRLAEVSGALDAVRGRLRRA; this is encoded by the coding sequence GTGACGGCCGCGGAGGTGCCCGCCGGCACGGCCACCGGGCAACCGGGCACACCGCAGGGCTCCGGCTCGGTGCTCCGCAGCGGCGCCGTCATGGCCGCCGGGTCCGTCGTCTCGCGCGCGACGGGGTTCATACGCTCGGCGGTCGTCGTCGCCGCGCTCGGCACCGGACTCGGCGCCGACGGCTACACGGTCGCCAACACCGTCCCCAACATCCTCTACATGCTGCTCATCGGCGGCGCCCTCAACGCGGTCTTCGTCCCCGAACTCGTCCGCGCCGCCAAGGAGCACGCCGACGGCGGCGCCGCCTACACCGACCGCCTGCTCACCCTGTGCACCGTCGGGCTGCTCGCCCTCACCGCGCTCGCCGTCGTCGGCGCCCCGCTGATCATCTCGGTGTACGCGCCCACCTACGACGGCCACCAGGCCGAACTCACCATCGCGCTGGCCCGCTACTGCCTGCCGCAGATCCTCTTCTACGGCCTCTTCACCCTGCTGGGACAGGTGCTGAACGCCCGTGACCGGTTCGGCGCGATGATGTGGACCCCGGTCCTCAACAACCTTGTCATTATCGCGGTGTTCGGGCTCTACCTGTGGATCGCGGCCGGCTCCGACGACACCCTGACGTCCGCCCAGGCGCAGTGGCTGGGCTGGGGGACCACGGCGGGCATCGCCGTCCAGAGCCTCGCGCTGATCCCGTCGCTGCGCGCCGCGAAGTTCCGCTGGCGGCCCCGGTTCGACTGGCGCGGCAGCGGACTGACCAGGCCGCTGCGCGCGGCCGGCTGGCTCGTCATGCTCGTGCTCACCAACCAGGCGGCCTACTGGGTCGTGACCCGGCTCTCCACCGCGTCCGGCCAGCACGCGGCCGACCGACTCGTCGACGGCGGCGCGGGCTACACCGCGTACAGCTACGCCTATCAGCTGTGGGTGGTGCCGCAGGGCATCGTGACCGTCAGCCTCGTCACCGCGCTGATGCCCCGGATGAGCCGGTACGCGGCGGCGGGCGATCTGGCCGGGGTGCGGCGCGACCTCTCCTACGCGCTGCGGACCTCCGCCGCCGCGGTGATCCCGGCGTCCGCCGCCCTGCTCGCGCTGGCGCCGTGGGTGATGGGCGCGGTCTTCGGCTACGGACGTACCGACGCGGCGGACGTCACGGTGATGGCGGGCATGATGGCGGCCTTCGCGCCGGGACTGATCGCCTTCTCCGGGCAGTACGTGCTCGCGCGCGGCTTCTACGCGATGAGCGACACCCGTACGCCGTTCCTGCTGAACCTGGTCATCGCCGCGCTCAACGCCGGGCTCGCGGTCGTCGCCTATCTGCTGCTGCCCCCGCGCTGGGCGGTGACCGGGATGGCGGGGGCGTACTCCGTCGCTCTGCTGGCCGGCTTCGCCGTCACCGCGTACGTCCTGCACCGCAGGGTCTCCCCGGCCGGTGCGGCGCGGCCCTCGCTCGCGCGCTCGCCCGGGGTGCGGGCGCATGTGCGGCTGGTCGTCGCGTGCGTACCCGCCGGAGCGCTGGCGTACGCGGCGGCGCGCGCCGTCGACACGGACGGGACGGGGCTCGGCGACTTCGCTGCCGTGGGGGCCGGCACGGGCGTCCTGGTCCTGGTCGTCGCGCTGCTGGCCAGGCCGCTGCGGCTGGCCGAGGTGAGCGGAGCACTGGACGCCGTCCGCGGCCGGCTGCGGCGCGCCTGA
- a CDS encoding amino acid ABC transporter permease yields the protein MDVLTDNFSLYGKGFLGTVELTVYASILAMVLGFVMASCRVAPVGSFRVLGTVWVTVLRNTPLTLLFFAVLLGLPRFGLVLPFNVFAVLALGCYTSAFICEVLRSGINTVPTGQGEAARSLGMTFGQTLGQVVLPQAFRSVIPPIGSTLIALAKNSAIAGAFSVTELLGTYKTLNELGYSIIWTFVWIAVGYLIITLSISALFHVLEKRWGVAR from the coding sequence ATGGACGTACTCACCGACAACTTCTCGCTCTACGGCAAGGGCTTCCTCGGAACCGTCGAACTCACCGTCTACGCCTCGATCCTGGCGATGGTCCTCGGCTTCGTGATGGCCTCCTGCCGGGTGGCGCCCGTCGGCTCGTTCCGGGTGCTCGGCACGGTCTGGGTGACGGTGCTGCGCAACACCCCGCTGACGCTGCTCTTCTTCGCCGTCCTGCTCGGGCTGCCGCGCTTCGGCCTGGTGCTGCCGTTCAACGTCTTCGCGGTCCTCGCGCTGGGCTGCTACACCTCCGCGTTCATCTGCGAGGTGCTGCGCTCCGGCATCAACACCGTGCCCACCGGGCAGGGCGAGGCGGCCCGCAGCCTGGGGATGACGTTCGGGCAGACGCTCGGCCAGGTGGTCCTGCCGCAGGCGTTCCGCTCGGTGATCCCGCCGATCGGCTCGACGCTCATCGCGCTCGCCAAGAACTCGGCCATCGCCGGGGCGTTCAGCGTCACCGAGCTGCTCGGCACCTACAAGACCCTCAACGAGCTGGGCTACAGCATCATCTGGACCTTCGTCTGGATCGCCGTCGGGTACCTGATCATCACTCTGTCCATCAGCGCGCTCTTCCACGTGCTTGAGAAGCGCTGGGGAGTCGCCCGATGA
- a CDS encoding response regulator transcription factor has product MPRVLLIEDDPSVREGVELGLRRRGHEMRTVGTGEAGLAALTEFRPDLVLLDLMLPGMNGVQVCRRIRETSQLPVIMLTARGDDFDVVVGLEAGADDYIVKPARTEVIEARIRAVLRRLAEPAGRGGLESHGALTVDRAGLTVAKTGERLLLAPSELKLLLYLSASPEQVFSRQQLLEYVWEHSYHGDARLVDACVRRLRQKVEDVPGSPRYIQTVRGFGYRFGPLA; this is encoded by the coding sequence ATGCCACGCGTGCTGCTGATCGAAGACGACCCGTCCGTCCGTGAAGGGGTCGAACTGGGGCTGCGCCGGCGCGGGCACGAGATGCGGACCGTCGGTACGGGCGAGGCCGGGCTCGCCGCGCTGACGGAGTTCCGGCCCGACCTCGTCCTGCTGGACCTGATGCTGCCCGGCATGAACGGCGTCCAGGTCTGCCGCCGCATCCGGGAGACCAGCCAGCTGCCCGTCATCATGCTCACCGCGCGGGGCGACGACTTCGACGTGGTCGTGGGCCTGGAGGCCGGCGCCGACGACTACATCGTCAAGCCCGCCCGTACCGAGGTCATCGAGGCGAGGATCCGCGCCGTCCTGAGGCGGCTCGCGGAGCCCGCCGGGCGAGGCGGGCTGGAGTCGCACGGCGCCCTGACCGTGGACCGGGCGGGCCTCACGGTCGCCAAGACGGGCGAGCGGCTGCTGCTCGCCCCCTCCGAACTCAAGCTGCTCCTCTATCTGTCGGCCTCGCCCGAACAGGTCTTCAGCCGGCAGCAGTTGCTGGAGTACGTGTGGGAGCACAGCTACCACGGCGACGCCCGGCTGGTCGACGCCTGTGTGCGCAGACTGCGGCAGAAGGTCGAGGACGTGCCCGGCAGTCCGCGCTACATCCAGACCGTCCGCGGCTTCGGCTACCGCTTCGGACCCCTCGCATGA
- a CDS encoding Ig-like domain-containing protein — protein MITARPISARPRTLRAARLALAAGTAVLGVTLTACSGGAAASDREAGKDGKDGSSRAADTRISVNLRGSAAAAGKPVTVTLAAGKLRKVTVSAGKGEALTGRIAAGGRTWTSDRPAAPGTAYRVEAQDTGGSSDTASFTTAAADKVNKLTLAPGKNTTVGIAQPLSIVFDNPVKDRAAVEKALKVSTSNHTEGSWGWLRDYSGRDRVDWRPKEYWKSGTRITLDAALNGIDSGPSGGWFVRDYSTTFTVGSSQVVKVDLDRHRLALKRDGRTVMDVPMSAGTPGGDKASWRGTAVLMAKEGTINMRSETVGLGHTYDKMVDWSMRLTWSGMYAHAAPWNAAYFGVANHSSGCVGMSDADAASLYRQAHVGDPFEITGADAKGTVAEGNGYGAWNVSWADWRTRSALA, from the coding sequence TTGATCACCGCTCGTCCGATATCCGCCCGCCCGCGCACCCTTCGCGCGGCCCGGCTCGCACTGGCCGCCGGCACCGCGGTGCTCGGCGTCACACTCACCGCCTGCTCCGGTGGCGCCGCCGCCTCGGACCGCGAGGCCGGCAAGGACGGCAAGGACGGCTCCTCCCGGGCGGCCGACACCCGGATCTCGGTGAACCTGCGGGGATCGGCGGCGGCCGCGGGCAAGCCGGTGACCGTGACCCTGGCGGCCGGGAAGCTGCGGAAGGTCACGGTCTCGGCCGGCAAGGGCGAGGCCCTGACCGGCCGGATCGCCGCCGGCGGCAGGACCTGGACCTCGGACCGGCCGGCCGCGCCCGGCACCGCGTACCGCGTCGAGGCCCAGGACACCGGGGGCAGCAGCGACACGGCCTCCTTCACGACCGCCGCGGCGGACAAGGTGAACAAGCTGACGCTCGCGCCCGGCAAGAACACCACGGTCGGCATCGCCCAGCCGCTGTCGATCGTGTTCGACAACCCGGTGAAGGACCGGGCGGCCGTCGAGAAGGCGCTCAAGGTCTCCACCTCGAACCACACCGAGGGCTCCTGGGGCTGGCTGCGGGACTACTCCGGCCGCGACCGGGTCGACTGGCGGCCCAAGGAGTACTGGAAGTCGGGCACCCGCATCACGCTCGACGCCGCTCTCAACGGCATCGACTCGGGCCCCTCGGGCGGCTGGTTCGTCCGCGACTACAGCACGACGTTCACCGTCGGCAGCAGCCAGGTGGTCAAGGTCGATCTGGACCGCCACCGGCTGGCCCTGAAGCGGGACGGCCGGACGGTCATGGACGTGCCCATGTCGGCGGGCACCCCGGGCGGCGACAAGGCGTCGTGGCGGGGCACGGCGGTGCTGATGGCGAAGGAGGGCACGATCAACATGCGCTCCGAGACGGTCGGCCTCGGCCACACCTACGACAAGATGGTCGACTGGTCGATGCGGCTGACCTGGTCGGGCATGTACGCGCACGCGGCGCCCTGGAACGCCGCGTACTTCGGGGTGGCCAACCACAGTTCGGGCTGTGTCGGCATGAGCGACGCCGACGCCGCTTCCCTCTACCGGCAGGCGCACGTCGGTGACCCGTTCGAGATCACCGGCGCGGACGCCAAGGGCACGGTCGCGGAGGGCAACGGCTACGGGGCGTGGAACGTCTCCTGGGCCGACTGGCGGACCAGGAGCGCTCTCGCCTGA
- a CDS encoding DUF6278 family protein, whose protein sequence is MNIPFLDNWRKRHDGTREAGLAAAVDADPEGVAALLAECELLRVRVGERGIELDDSPASLAALDQLPPRWRDDPEELPWLGNDAGLYLGTVLVRNVPGALWHIWPSGQPVVRLASGREIDVVEAGLDWAMSGSPELSQVYAESAEN, encoded by the coding sequence ATGAACATCCCTTTCTTGGACAACTGGCGTAAGCGTCACGACGGGACACGCGAGGCGGGGCTCGCGGCCGCCGTCGACGCCGACCCGGAAGGCGTGGCCGCACTGCTCGCCGAGTGTGAGCTGCTCCGCGTCCGGGTCGGGGAGCGGGGGATCGAACTCGACGACAGCCCGGCCTCGTTGGCGGCCCTCGACCAACTGCCCCCGCGCTGGCGCGACGACCCGGAGGAACTGCCCTGGCTGGGCAACGACGCGGGTCTCTATCTCGGCACCGTCCTGGTGCGCAACGTCCCCGGAGCGCTCTGGCACATCTGGCCGAGCGGCCAGCCCGTCGTCCGGCTCGCCTCCGGCAGGGAGATCGACGTGGTCGAGGCCGGTCTGGACTGGGCGATGTCGGGCAGCCCCGAGCTGTCCCAGGTGTACGCGGAGTCGGCCGAGAACTGA